In a genomic window of Phosphitispora fastidiosa:
- a CDS encoding IS1634 family transposase — MATIIKKKIKNQIYYYLVESKRVNGKPKYTNQIYLGKAEDLADKFKNIEELQKPQRAVAFSFAAETALLQLAERLDLVETINRHVGKRDQGVSVGEYILLATLNRAVASTSKSKMADWFDGTVLKRMFRLKKDQLSSQRFWDNMNLLQKEHIERIEAELTARMVKEFNVDLECLLYDATNFFTHIDTNNPCSLPQRGHCKAKRNDLRIVNLALMVSKGFHIPLFHETYSGNIPDAREFGLVITELIKRVDNIRDGSEKVTLVFDKVNNSLQNQNKISGSVFKVVGSLTPTHYTDLLKVPKSEFVTLDETKFPGHSVYRTTRGIFDRKRTVLVVYNEKLFLGQMQGFHKTINKCLLALQELKTKLDNRAAGLTKKGVKPTISSVRKRVGDILSARHMKDLFDINVYEEDHFIRMSFSFSQAAFEHLQEYLLGKTLLYTDNHEWTNEAIITAYRGQSKIEDAFKQMKNPHFLSWSPQYHWTDQKIMVHTFYCVLALMLCSLLRRELYHQGIDLSISCMLEKLSGVHEVLTVYGQPRKGKKRRECLTITEMDEVQQKMFDVLNLQKYKFD; from the coding sequence ATGGCTACCATCATTAAAAAGAAGATCAAAAACCAGATTTATTATTACCTGGTGGAGTCAAAACGTGTTAATGGCAAGCCTAAATACACTAATCAAATTTATTTGGGCAAGGCAGAAGACCTTGCCGATAAATTTAAGAACATTGAGGAACTGCAAAAACCTCAACGTGCTGTAGCCTTTAGTTTTGCTGCCGAAACAGCTCTTTTACAATTGGCTGAGCGTCTTGACTTGGTTGAAACCATTAACCGCCATGTGGGAAAACGGGATCAAGGTGTTAGTGTTGGTGAGTATATTCTTTTGGCTACTCTTAACAGAGCTGTGGCATCAACCAGTAAAAGCAAGATGGCCGACTGGTTCGATGGGACAGTTCTTAAACGAATGTTCCGGTTAAAGAAAGACCAGTTATCAAGTCAGCGGTTTTGGGATAATATGAATCTCCTGCAAAAAGAGCATATTGAAAGGATTGAAGCTGAACTGACCGCACGTATGGTAAAAGAGTTTAACGTGGACCTGGAATGCCTGCTTTACGATGCCACAAACTTTTTTACCCATATTGACACTAATAATCCATGTTCACTTCCTCAGCGCGGTCATTGTAAAGCTAAGCGTAACGACCTGAGGATTGTTAATTTGGCTCTTATGGTCAGTAAGGGTTTTCATATCCCTTTATTTCACGAGACTTATTCCGGGAATATTCCTGATGCACGCGAATTTGGCCTGGTTATTACAGAATTGATCAAGCGCGTGGATAATATCAGGGATGGCTCGGAAAAAGTCACCTTGGTTTTTGATAAGGTTAACAATTCACTGCAAAACCAAAATAAAATTAGCGGTAGTGTTTTCAAGGTGGTAGGCAGCCTGACACCTACCCACTATACTGATCTTCTGAAGGTTCCTAAAAGTGAGTTTGTGACATTGGACGAAACAAAATTTCCCGGGCATAGCGTGTATCGTACAACCAGGGGAATATTTGACCGGAAGCGTACGGTTTTGGTTGTGTACAACGAAAAACTGTTTCTCGGCCAGATGCAGGGGTTCCATAAAACAATTAATAAATGTTTATTGGCGTTGCAGGAACTAAAAACTAAATTGGACAACCGGGCAGCCGGATTAACTAAGAAAGGGGTCAAGCCAACCATTAGTTCAGTCCGAAAACGTGTTGGCGATATACTTTCCGCCCGGCATATGAAGGATCTTTTTGATATAAATGTTTATGAAGAAGACCATTTTATCCGGATGTCCTTCAGTTTTAGCCAAGCGGCTTTTGAGCATTTACAGGAATACTTACTTGGCAAGACGCTGCTTTATACGGATAATCACGAATGGACCAATGAAGCAATTATTACCGCATATCGGGGCCAGTCTAAGATTGAGGATGCTTTTAAACAAATGAAGAATCCGCATTTTCTCAGCTGGAGTCCTCAATACCACTGGACTGACCAAAAAATCATGGTGCATACTTTCTACTGTGTCCTTGCATTGATGCTATGTTCACTGCTTCGGCGTGAATTGTACCACCAAGGAATTGATTTGAGCATTTCCTGCATGCTCGAAAAGTTATCGGGAGTTCATGAAGTGCTGACTGTTTACGGTCAACCCCGCAAAGGCAAAAAACGGCGCGAATGCCTTACAATAACCGAAATGGACGAGGTTCAGCAAAAGATGTTTGATGTTTTAAATCTACAGAAATACAAATTCGATTAG